TAAGGGAAGAAGCGCATATCTCTTTTTTAGAGCGCATCCTAAAGCTCGATTGAGATATCCAAATGGACATCTTTGGAGCAGAGGAAAATTTGCAGCATCGGTTGGATATTCAGACATTCCAACAACAATGTGTTATATTCAGCATCAAGAGACTAAACCTTTTTAGCTCTCTCATTGGAAACTCCACACTTTAGTGTGGAGAGGATGTCATTTTATTAACTCCAAATAAACTATTTTATACTCTTTAGCCATCCTTTGAAGCGAGAATTTATCCAAAAGCATGGCTCTTTCATTAGCCATTCTTTTATTAAACCCCTCATATTTTTCTCTTAATTCACAAATTTTGTTTCTAAAATCAGTTATATCTTCAAATTTGCATAGATAACCGGTCTTACCCTCTTCAACTATTTCAGGTATAGATGAACAATTAGTTGAAATTACCGGTTTACCGCAGGCTAAAGCTTCTAAAAGCACATAACCAAAGCCTTCTAAACGTGTAGGAAATAAAAGCGCATCACAATAGTTATAAGCTTCCAAAACATTCTTTAAGCCCACTTCTTTGATAGATTTGATATTATTACCTAATCCTTTGATTCTAACTTTTCTTAACCCAGGTACATAATATAATTCATACGCTTTTCCAAGATCTTTCATTATATTAGGTAACAAATCTACCCCTTTTCTATGGATCAGATTGCCTACAAATAAGAGCTTGAATTTAGAATTATCTAATTTAACTCCTTCTTTTTTGAATTTATCAAAATCTATCCCATAATAAATCATCTTAATTTTGTTTTCGATATTTAAATTTCCAAACCCCTGAATAATGTCTTTTTTTGTAGAATTACTTCCGGTTAAGATAATATCCGCACATTTTAGAGATTTTTTAATATTGGGTTTCAAAAAAATAGTATAATAAATTTGTTTATATAGAGGCAAGCTCTTGAAATATAATTCATTAAATACACTATGATGTAAAGTCACTATTAAGGGTTTATTAGCCTCTTTAAATGCCCAGCCATATTCTGCAACACTATGAATAATATCTGCATTAGTTTTAGAATTTAAAAGTTTCAACAACCAGGGGAAATGTTCTAAGTAATTTGATTTGCTTATTATCTCAGTTTCTATATTATGTTTTTTTAGTTCATCACTTAAAGTTTTAAAATAAACATCGGTTCCTGAACCGGCTTTTAAAATTTTAAAGATTATTTTCATATTTTCACTTTTTAGTTAGTAAACAAGTAAAACTTTTAAACCCATCTATATATTAAACTTTTAATTAAAATAATTATAGATTTAGTTAAAAAAACTTAATTTAATGGGCTTGTGGTCTAGTGGCTATGACTTTTCCTTGACGTGCTCTTTAATGCAATTAAAGAGTCTCAAAATGGAAAGGGTCGCAGGTTCGACTCCTGCCGAGCCCATTCAAACAAATTTTATTATAATCTATTTAAAACTCTTTAAATATCATTTAGTCTAACTTAAACCTTTTTTAAATATATATTAATTTACTTTAAAGTAACCATGCTTAAGTAATATCAAAAGATAAATAAACAAAAATTAAAAAATGCCCAAAAACCGCTTAAAATCAAATTTTAAGCAAAAAAATCATCCTTTTTAAAAGCCAACCTCACCAAAAACTATATAAACCCCACAATTTTTAATAATTTCAGCTATAAAGTATAAGACTCAAAGAGATTTGGATTCAAGAAAGATATGGGGTCTTGTGCTTAAAACACAATAAATCCCGTTTATAGGGAAAATATAATAAAAACACAAAACACGGAGGTGTTTTATAAATGAGAACTAAAAGAGTATTAAGAAAAATAGCTGCTCTTGCTACTGGCGTAGGTATGCTTGGAGCAACCATGACTGGAGCATTAGCAGTAGGAACCACATTAGCTGACTACCCAAGTCCATTCATAACAAGTGGTGTATTCAGTGGTTTAATTGTAGTTGGTTCTAAAGCGGCTGCAAGTGATACAATAGGTTCATCAACTATATTGTCTGATTTACAGACAAAAGCTGTAACTAAAGTATCAACAAGCGGTTCAATAAGTGTTTCTGGCGGTGTATCTGACCAAATACCACTTGGAGAATCAATTGCGCCCGCAAAATATATAGGAAACAGTTCTGTATTTGACCAGCAATTAGAGGACGATGATATAAACTCGATGCAAGACACAATTGTCAACTTCCAGAGCTCAGACTACGATGTTAGAGATATGTTAATATTAGGACAAAACAGTAAATATATTACTGTTGCAACATCTTTAGCAAATGCAGATGATGACTATAACACAGATGTATTCTTAGAGGTTGATAAAGACTCAATTAAGTATTATTATGTATTTGATGAGACAATACAACCAAACTTATCAACATCAAGTAACTCACTTAAGGTTAAATTCTTGGGAAAGACCTTAAAGATCGTTTCAGTTTCCGCTGATAGAGATGATAAATTCACAGCTTATGTTGGTGAAGAACATTTCTTAACTGTAGGACAAACTGCAACTGTTGAAGGTAAAGTTGTTACTTTGAAGAATGTAGGTTCTGGTGGAGACATAATGATAGATGTTGATGGCGTTGTAGATACATTATCATCTTCAACTACACAAACAATAAATGGGCTTGAAGTTACAAATGATAAAACATTCTACGATTCAAATAATGCGGCTGAAAGATCTGCTAATTTAATTGTTGGGAAAGATTCTCAAGCTTCATATGTTGACGGAGATGCTTATGTTGGAGAAAATACAGATAATCCAAATTGGGTCTGGAATATTAACAATTTAAATTCCAAAGCATCAACAACTGTATCTACAGCAGCAGAATTTTCAGGACCTTATATTGGAATTGAAAATGACTTTGC
The Candidatus Woesearchaeota archaeon genome window above contains:
- a CDS encoding transposase, encoding KGRSAYLFFRAHPKARLRYPNGHLWSRGKFAASVGYSDIPTTMCYIQHQETKPF
- a CDS encoding glycosyltransferase family 4 protein yields the protein MKIIFKILKAGSGTDVYFKTLSDELKKHNIETEIISKSNYLEHFPWLLKLLNSKTNADIIHSVAEYGWAFKEANKPLIVTLHHSVFNELYFKSLPLYKQIYYTIFLKPNIKKSLKCADIILTGSNSTKKDIIQGFGNLNIENKIKMIYYGIDFDKFKKEGVKLDNSKFKLLFVGNLIHRKGVDLLPNIMKDLGKAYELYYVPGLRKVRIKGLGNNIKSIKEVGLKNVLEAYNYCDALLFPTRLEGFGYVLLEALACGKPVISTNCSSIPEIVEEGKTGYLCKFEDITDFRNKICELREKYEGFNKRMANERAMLLDKFSLQRMAKEYKIVYLELIK